Proteins from one Triticum aestivum cultivar Chinese Spring chromosome 7A, IWGSC CS RefSeq v2.1, whole genome shotgun sequence genomic window:
- the LOC123148040 gene encoding elongation factor 1-gamma 2, translating into MALVLHSGSGNKNAFKALIAAEYCGVKVELTKNFEMGVSNKTPEFIKMNPLGKVPVLETPDGAVFESNAIARYVARSKGDSLLWGGSLIEYARVEQWMDFGATEVDPNIARWLYPRLGYMPYNAQSEEFGIAGLKRALEALNTHLASNTFLVGHSVTLADIVITCNLYHGFARILTKTFTSEFPHVERYFWTMVNQPNFKKVIGDFKQAEVVPPVQKKAAPAKPKEAKKEAPKAAPKPAEVEAPEEEAPKPKPKNPLDLLPPSKMVLDDWKRLYSNTKSNFHDVAIKGFWEMYDPEGYSLWFCDYKYQEENTVSYVTLNKVGGFLQRMDLCRKYAFGKMLVIGSEAPFKVKGLWLFRGQDIPEFVMNEVYDMELYEWTKVDLSDEAQKKRVEAMIEDLEPFEGQALLDAKCFK; encoded by the exons ATGGCGCTC GTTTTGCATTCGGGCAGTGGCAACAAGAATGCCTTCAAGGCACTTATTGCTGCAGAGTACTGTGGGGTCAAGGTTGAGCTGACCAAGAATTTTGAGATGGGTGTCTCAAACAAAACCCCTGAATTCATCAAGATGAACCCCCTTGGCAAG GTTCCTGTTCTTGAGACTCCTGATGGTGCTGTTTTTGAGAGCAATGCTATTGCACGCTATG TTGCCCGCTCAAAGGGTGACAGCCTGCTTTGGGGTGGTTCTCTTATTGAATAT GCGCGTGTTGAGCAATGGATGGACTTTGGTGCCACAGAGGTTGATCCCAATATCGCAAGGTGGCTGTACCCAAGGCTTGGTTATATGCCTTACAATGCCCAG TCTGAGGAATTCGGCATTGCTGGATTAAAGAGGGCGCTTGAAGCATTGAACACACACCTGGCATCAAACACATTCCTTGTTGGGCATTCTGTCACTCTGGCTGATATTGTCATTACATGCAACCTCTACCATGGTTTTGCTCGGATCTTGACCAAGACTTTCACATCTGAGTTCCCTCATGTTGAGAGGTACTTCTGGACCATGGTTAACCAGCCTAACTTCAAGAAGGTCATTGGCGATTTCAAGCAGGCAGAGGTTGTACCTCCTGTTCAGAAGAAGGCTGCTCCTGCTAAACCAAAGGAGGCCAAGAAAGAGGCTCCCAAGGCGGCCCCAAAGCCAGCAGAGGTTGAGGCACCAGAGGAAGAGGCACCAAAGCCAAAGCCCAAAAATCCCCTTGATCTACTGCCACCAAGCAAGATGGTACTTGATGACTGGAAGAGGCTATACTCAAACACTAAGAGCAACTTCCATGATGTTGCTATTAAAG GTTTCTGGGAGATGTATGACCCAGAGGGCTACTCTCTGTGGTTCTGTGACTACAAGTACCAGGAAGAGAACACCGTGTCGTATGTGACCCTGAACAAGGTCGGCGGGTTCCTGCAGCGGATGGATCTGTGCCGCAAGTATGCTTTCGGCAAGATGCTCGTGATTGGTTCTGAGGCGCCCTTCAAGGTCAAGGGGCTGTGGCTCTTCCGTGGGCAGGACATCCCTGAGTTTGTCATGAACGAGGTCTACGACATGGAGCTCTACGAGTGGACCAAGGTTGACCTCTCTGACGAGGCCCAGAAGAAGCGTGTCGAAGCCATGATCGAGGACCTTGAGCCGTTTGAGGGGCAGGCCTTGCTGGACGCCAAGTGCTTCAAGTAA